A section of the Prevotella melaninogenica genome encodes:
- a CDS encoding Crp/Fnr family transcriptional regulator codes for MKKTIFSQLESSALFSGLDANDIERHLNTLRYSVKKVPAKTVFISENDSLCEIIVVVEGLVSAEMSTAKGKHLMVDYLKAGTMLAPAFVYSDECEVPVEVKTIEKSVLFCMSKDDFSLLIGFCEPVRNNFIHILSHINFFLISKIRMVYMSSIKEKIATFLLRKATIMHCDSVPLSLSRRQLADVFGIQKSSLIRTLNELEHDNLIFVREKEIVILDAHGLQEILKG; via the coding sequence ATGAAAAAAACTATTTTTTCGCAACTCGAATCGTCTGCTCTTTTTTCTGGATTAGATGCTAACGACATCGAAAGACACTTGAACACGCTTCGATATAGCGTGAAAAAGGTGCCTGCTAAAACTGTTTTTATATCAGAAAACGACTCTCTTTGCGAAATAATTGTGGTGGTTGAAGGACTTGTTTCAGCTGAAATGAGCACGGCAAAAGGCAAACATTTAATGGTAGATTATTTGAAAGCAGGCACCATGTTGGCTCCTGCTTTTGTGTATTCTGATGAGTGTGAGGTTCCTGTTGAAGTGAAAACGATAGAGAAGAGCGTATTATTTTGTATGTCGAAAGACGACTTTTCACTTCTAATTGGCTTCTGCGAGCCTGTTCGAAACAACTTTATTCATATTCTATCGCATATTAATTTCTTTTTAATTAGCAAGATTCGTATGGTGTATATGAGCTCTATTAAAGAGAAGATTGCCACTTTTTTACTTCGAAAGGCCACCATAATGCATTGCGATTCGGTACCTCTTAGTCTGTCGAGAAGGCAACTTGCCGATGTGTTTGGTATTCAAAAAAGCTCGTTAATACGCACTCTTAACGAACTGGAACACGACAATTTAATTTTTGTTCGAGAGAAAGAGATTGTCATTCTCGACGCACATGGCTTGCAAGAGATATTGAAAGGCTAA
- a CDS encoding TonB-dependent receptor plug domain-containing protein, producing the protein MNKSKVNYERRVRYYLSAILLSSLFLFPPTYVHATSAHGQETVEDEDKDVKTSVTVRVVSELSQEPLIGAVVRCEGVSNPSVTDIDGRCTIKLKRTADRMKLTVSYVGYKTVTRVVSIPDSRMITLQLKDDSKQLDNVTVTALKRHTSVLQQSSAISQEALEKGGATSLAKLLETIPGVSSISTGNTIAKPVIQGMHSSRILLMNNGVRLESQSWGADHAPELDYTGSSMVEVVKGAECIRYGFGAMGGVVLLNDAPLPYENKKIKLNGNVNMGYDTNARGFSGSGTIETGYKQFGLRLHGMYTKGGDYHTADYVLNNTGYNTISFSALAGWQGKKLTATLFSSIYYQRSGIYYASKISDLSQLIKRFEYGRPDPETVKPFSYEIKPPFQQSQHVTLKGELKWELNPNHHLNFTLSFQENLRQEFENRKKTQWSWIPMQDLMLKTYKFDALWQAKWKLWKMTTDAGLSNTYQTNFNYPGTKQPAFVPNFAALSMGGYFLHKAEFGKLQCALGMRYDFRVLSVNGYSSLSNYTYYDDFKLYSNFTMSLATHYQFSDKWDARANIGWSWRPPDINELYAIGLQDGSYWVVGNKNLASERGYKLVLGTKYRNTWFSIEPSFFFQRINSYIYDHIGTGKDRFHNHPSGKYPKFIYDQDDVKLYGGDIEATVKPLQGLTFVGKGEWMFARNLTHNDWLPFMPSDRYGLSATYDLPLTKNHKYHSSLSLSGIYVTKQTRFDPDKDLVPDSPPAYFLLNGTAEFRIGLPQNRELKFMIVGDNILNALYKEYTDRFRYYAHERGSNFSLRTLFKF; encoded by the coding sequence ATGAACAAATCAAAAGTGAACTATGAAAGACGGGTAAGATACTACCTATCCGCCATTCTCTTAAGTTCTTTGTTCTTATTCCCACCCACCTACGTTCATGCTACGTCTGCGCATGGGCAGGAGACAGTGGAGGATGAGGACAAAGATGTCAAAACATCCGTAACCGTTCGGGTTGTTTCCGAACTGTCACAAGAGCCGCTCATCGGTGCTGTCGTACGCTGCGAAGGCGTTTCAAATCCTTCGGTGACGGACATCGATGGTAGGTGTACGATTAAACTCAAGCGCACTGCCGACCGCATGAAACTGACGGTTTCCTACGTAGGTTATAAGACGGTGACACGTGTTGTCAGCATCCCCGACAGCCGCATGATAACTTTACAGCTGAAGGATGATTCTAAACAATTAGATAATGTCACTGTCACGGCACTGAAACGACACACGAGTGTCTTGCAACAGTCCTCCGCTATCAGTCAGGAAGCATTGGAAAAAGGTGGTGCTACATCCTTGGCAAAACTCCTTGAAACCATCCCCGGCGTTAGTTCTATCAGTACTGGAAACACGATTGCAAAGCCTGTTATTCAAGGTATGCACAGTAGTCGCATTCTCTTGATGAACAATGGAGTACGATTAGAAAGCCAGAGTTGGGGTGCCGACCACGCACCAGAACTCGACTATACAGGCTCAAGTATGGTTGAAGTGGTGAAAGGTGCCGAGTGTATTCGCTATGGCTTCGGTGCAATGGGTGGTGTGGTACTCTTGAATGATGCACCCCTACCCTACGAAAACAAGAAGATTAAGCTGAATGGAAACGTCAACATGGGTTACGATACCAATGCGCGTGGCTTCAGTGGATCGGGTACTATCGAGACGGGTTATAAGCAGTTTGGTTTGCGCCTGCATGGAATGTACACCAAAGGAGGCGACTATCATACAGCCGACTACGTACTGAACAACACAGGATATAACACCATCAGCTTCTCAGCCTTAGCTGGTTGGCAAGGAAAGAAGCTTACGGCAACCCTCTTCTCAAGTATCTACTATCAGCGAAGTGGAATCTATTACGCCAGTAAGATATCCGACCTATCACAGTTGATAAAGCGATTTGAATACGGACGTCCTGATCCAGAGACCGTTAAACCCTTCTCATACGAAATCAAACCGCCGTTCCAGCAGTCGCAACACGTGACGTTAAAAGGAGAACTGAAATGGGAACTTAATCCTAACCATCACCTCAATTTCACGCTATCCTTCCAAGAGAATCTCCGTCAAGAGTTCGAAAACCGAAAGAAGACACAATGGAGTTGGATTCCAATGCAGGACTTGATGCTGAAAACCTATAAGTTCGACGCACTTTGGCAAGCGAAATGGAAACTATGGAAGATGACGACTGACGCTGGTCTTTCTAATACCTATCAAACGAACTTCAACTATCCGGGTACTAAACAGCCAGCTTTCGTTCCTAACTTTGCAGCCCTGTCGATGGGTGGATATTTCCTTCATAAGGCAGAGTTTGGCAAGTTGCAGTGTGCCCTCGGTATGCGTTACGACTTCCGTGTGTTGTCGGTCAATGGCTATAGCAGCCTCAGCAATTACACCTACTACGACGACTTCAAACTTTATAGTAACTTCACGATGAGTCTTGCCACCCACTATCAGTTTAGTGACAAGTGGGATGCACGTGCGAATATTGGTTGGTCATGGCGTCCACCAGATATCAACGAGCTCTATGCCATTGGCTTGCAAGACGGTTCCTATTGGGTAGTAGGCAACAAGAATCTTGCCAGTGAGCGTGGTTATAAACTTGTGTTAGGTACGAAGTATAGAAACACATGGTTCTCAATAGAGCCAAGTTTCTTCTTCCAGCGTATCAATAGCTATATCTACGACCACATCGGAACAGGTAAGGACCGCTTCCACAACCATCCAAGTGGTAAGTATCCGAAGTTTATCTACGACCAAGACGATGTGAAACTCTATGGTGGTGACATCGAAGCAACCGTGAAGCCACTGCAAGGACTGACCTTTGTCGGCAAGGGAGAATGGATGTTTGCACGCAACTTGACCCATAACGACTGGCTACCTTTCATGCCATCAGATCGTTACGGACTCTCTGCCACCTACGACCTACCGCTCACGAAGAATCATAAATATCATTCATCATTATCACTCTCAGGTATCTATGTGACCAAGCAGACCCGCTTCGATCCCGATAAAGACCTTGTTCCCGACTCGCCACCAGCCTATTTCCTACTGAATGGTACGGCTGAGTTCCGCATCGGACTGCCACAGAATAGAGAGTTGAAGTTTATGATTGTCGGTGATAACATCCTCAACGCACTCTATAAGGAGTACACCGACCGCTTCAGATACTACGCCCATGAGCGCGGATCAAACTTCTCTTTACGCACATTGTTTAAGTTCTAA